The segment CGAAGCACCACGCCGGCTCGAACGCTCAGCAAGTGCTGTGGTGAGCCGGGCAGGGGATAGTATCCGCTGCCTCCCGTGCGGATGATCTCATCACGAAGCTCTACCCGCAGACCTAGATTTTCCAGAAAGTAATACTTGAACCCCCCACCCAGCCGGATCACCACTTGACCTTCGATCTCAGTAAAATCGGTGGAGGTTTTTCCGATCCCTGCCGTGACATAAGGAATGAATCGTCGGGTTTCATCGGCTGGCCGGAAATGATAGAGCGCAGCCACCTGCGCTCCAGCGAAATCATCTCCTCGGATATAAAACAGCTCGAATGCGCCTTCCACGGCCAGATGATCCGTCAGATGCCGGGTATATGCCAGGGTGCAGGCTGGCGCGGAGACACTCTTTCCACCGCTCAGCACTCCACCACCGCCGGCGGAAAGACTCACCTCATTGTTTTGCGCCCAGGCAATCATAGGACATATAACCGACAAACAGCACGCTGCTAAGAAGTTTAGTGTCACTCTTGTGAAACTCACAACGCTCTCCTTTCGGTCGGCGTGGCCAGAAAGATCGCGGAAGCAACCGTGCCTCCCGTCACTTCGGCAGTGAACGCCACCGCGTTGGAATCGTCGAGCGAGAACCTGGCGGTGAAAACCATGGGGGATAGGATTGGGAATTGAATGATCCTCACATCGGGGGAAAAACGAGAGAAAATACCGCCGCCGGTGCCGGGCGCTTCTTGCCCCTGTAAGGCGACCGGTAAGATCATGTCGCCCACTGCCAGAAAGAGTCTTTCTTCAAAAGAGAAGGGATTCGGAGCCCTCGATGGCAAGGTTGCTTGAAAAGCAACTGCGTCGTTATTGTTGATCAGCGGTTGAAAGAAGCTAATGAACGTTTTGCCGGCAGTGCCCGGCGCAATCTCTCCCGTCAATGCGATCGGCCTGATCGTTCCGTTTCTGGCGATAAATAGCCCCTGACCGCGACTTCCCCCTTCAATGCTGGCCTGGAAGACGATTGAGCCATGATCATTGATTGAAGGAGCGCCAAAGTT is part of the Blastocatellia bacterium genome and harbors:
- a CDS encoding outer membrane beta-barrel protein, whose protein sequence is MSFTRVTLNFLAACCLSVICPMIAWAQNNEVSLSAGGGGVLSGGKSVSAPACTLAYTRHLTDHLAVEGAFELFYIRGDDFAGAQVAALYHFRPADETRRFIPYVTAGIGKTSTDFTEIEGQVVIRLGGGFKYYFLENLGLRVELRDEIIRTGGSGYYPLPGSPQHLLSVRAGVVLRF